The nucleotide sequence CATTATCATTGCCCTGGTCAACCTGCGCGAAAATTTCCGCATCAGGCTGAATTCGAGTTGCGGCACCCACCTCCACGTCAGTATCGGCACCGATGGGTGGCGGAACGATCTGGTGGCGCTCAAAAAGATGATGACGCTCCTTTGGCTGGGCGAGGCGCACCTCGAGGTCCTCATCCACCCGGCCCGCCACAGGACCGGCGCCCACCTCCGCCGCATCACCGAGTCCTCGACCCTGGCAGGTCTGCGCATGCGCAAGCGCCACTGGAATGTGGACAAGGTGGGCGGGCCAAGCGACAGGTGGTTCCAGCACCTCCGTGCAAGACGCAGGCTGCTCTGCTCGGACCAGTGGGCGCGCATCGCCTTCATCTGGAAGCAGGCAacggccgagaagctgcagtCGCTACTCCAGGTGCCAGCCAGGGGCAGCCGGGCCAAGGCCAATTTTGTCTTGGACGTTAAAAAGGAGAGCAAGGGTGGCAAGGGCACTGTCGAGTTCCGCCAGATGGAGGGCACTATCCACCCGGAGATCATCGAGAAATGGGGCATCGTAGTGACTTGTCTCGCCCAGACGGCAGCCGACGGCAACAACTTTGACATGTTTGCCAATATCTGTGAGGGCCTGGCCTGCGATGGGCATGCCGATTATCACCACGTCAAGTTCTTGAgtgacgttggcgttgatcGTGCAACCCTGAGCGCCTTGGCGATCAAGGAGAATATAGCTGAAGAGGAGTACAAAGGCGTAGATGCCCTCTTCAAGAAGGGTGCATTCGGCACCAATGACCCTAGTTTTCCGTTGCCTTACCGTGTGAAACAAGGTATTGATTACGAACTGATGCATGACGAGACTTTCTTTGACAATCAACGCTACTTTTCAGAGAGCGAGGATGATAAAGTATAGAATAAGGTAAGGGTAAAAACAGGCCATGCCGCGATGTCATACAGATGCAGATGCGTTTTGTGATGTAATGGAACATACTGGATTAGATAGTCAGCTCATAGTTAATCACTGCCGTGGTTTTACCCTTCTGTTGATCGAGCTACCAGTCTTAATATTACGACCAAATGAAGCTGCATTTGTCGGAATATCCTGTGGAACAGAGGTTTCTCCTGCACGATGAAAGATAGCCTGACATGAACAGACTGTTGCGCCTTGTGTTCCCCACCGTTTTACCTGAAAAAAGGTATGATGCATTGATGATTGGGGTATCATACTTTGTCGTCAAGCTGAAAGAGAAAATAAATGCAGTCGTACAAAATGTCAGACATATCTGGAGCCCAGAGCTGTACTCATCATCATCTTTCAATCAATGGACGTGTGGTTAGGCACCTCCAAAGGCATCAGTCATGATCTTAAGCGTCTTCCAATCATGATGGTCTCTTTTGTCCACACGGTGTCGCACACACATCCCCAAAGATCGATCATCGCCTTTCTCGAGTAATCCCATGAGTATCGTATTACTAGGTTCGGTCGGTCACGGTCCATCGTCGTTTCGAGGAGCTCGTGTCGCGCACCACATCCGGCCTTTCCGCCGTCGATGGGAGCTGTGGAACCACATCTTGTTCACCATCTTCACCCTCTCCCGCCGTATCGACCTGCCCACCTTTTTCAACACGGATCGTGCCGCCATTTCCAACATCCGTTCTCCGCAGATCCATCAGTTCTGCTTCCTCGTCATCAATGCACTCTTCGTCTACCTTTTGGGAAGGTTTGGGGGACCACAAACCCAGTGATGGTGTGCGAGAGAGACCTGAAGGCGTGAAGGAGGGCGTGACTGTATCTTGGCGGCCCCCGGATTTTTGCAAACCTTCCCTGAAGGATGCGATGGACCGACCGGCAGATACCTTCCTGCTCATACCACCACCTCCCGAGTTCCAATCACTCCCGTTGCTAGCAGTTCCAGACGAAAAGGAATGATGGTTCGCGCGAGCTCTGCTATTGCTATTACCATCAAACATGCCTCCCGCCGGCGGCGAACGTAACGAGTTCGCAGGTGCCAATGGTCGCAGGTGTTCTACATTTGCTTTCAGCTTGAGATCGTACCTGTGGTGCATTCGAGCACCGTCGTGATTactcgatgaagagctgtTTTTTGACTTCAGGGTTGCGAGCGAGATCGACGACAAGGACACGTCCATCAACGCAGGTTTGTGCTCGATAGCCCCGATCATGGCATTGCAGCCGGCTCCGTGCGAAACGAGAATTACCACCGTCTCAATGTCGTCCTCATTACCGTCTTCAACCCTCGTCTCACTTCCATCCGCCATTTTTGGTCGGATGGCCTCGCTGGTCACTGCTGTTGCCGGTTCCTCCTCGATGGTGTACCAATCGACCATTTTCTGCAAGCCCTTGCTGAAACGCTTATGCATATCGGACCATTCCTCGGGCAGCTCGCCGCCATCGCCCCAGTCATAAGGGGGGCGCATCGAGTCCCACTGATAGTCGACAATAACACAAGTGTCTTTGGCATGGTTCACGTATCCCTCTGGGATGGGAGCATTTTTGGATATCGAGAATGAGGGCACGGGTGGGTCGTAGGCTCCGACCTCGGCATCTGAAGCAGCAGGTGGCGCTGTTGAAGGCCTCTGGCTCTCAATCGTACCCCTGTGACTGTGAGCCCAACCGACTGCTTGCCGTGATTCCAGCTGCGGCAAGGCCTTTTCTATGTTGTCCATATTCTCCAGTGGCGCCGAATTGGACCCATTCCCCGCTGCACTTATTGGCGCCGCCGACAGCGGACTCGGGCCGACCCGTGCGCCAGCTGAGCCCCAGAGATGACCGCTGCTCGTGTTTTGGACCAAAGAGTTTGAGTGTGCTCGAGTCTGGATGTGCGGGTAACTATGGTAGTTTTCGGGCTTTAGCAGTGTTGCCTTGGCGCTTGCCAGCATCATGACAGATCCAGGCGGAGGGGTTATGTGCTCAAAGTAGGACGGTGATAGCCACTCGCCAAGCCAGGCGTCTATACGTAAGACAGCCTTCTTGCCAACTGGTCTAGACCGCCGTGGCTTGTTTCCTGTGGCGCCCGCGTCCTGGCTGATCTGACTTAGTTGCAGTGGCGACAAGGCCCTTCTAGCCTCGACCAGCAACGACGGCCTCGATGCCAACCCTGAACTGATGGCTATCGAAGTCTGTATGCATCGGAGGAACGGCGACGTGTGAATAACAACTCGAAAACATTTTTTGCGGCGCGTCTTCTTTTCCGGTTCCGAGGCATCGTACTCTTGAGCGCGCTTACGCAGGATGGCTGCAATTTGCTCGCCGGTGATTCTGGACTGCGTCCATCCAGTGTATGTGAGAGGAGGGTCGTATGGTGTTGGAGATGTGAGGTGCCACTGTTTGTCTGCAGCATCGAGTCGATGGCCGTGTCTAGGTGTGAGGGGATGGTCAGCTGATTCCTATGCCACAAATCGAGTTTGGAGGAGGACGGACGGGCTGCTAGTGCATACCGGACGACGAAGATGCAGGAAGGCGGAGGCATTATGGTGTTTATGCGACTAAATTTGGCACACAAAAGTCTGAGTCTGCCGTCAGATCAATGATGGTGGCGGAAGAAGAATGCCGCTTCTCAGTTGCGGCGGAGAATCGAGCTTTTTATAAAGGGCCAGGTTGAATGGCTCCTCTTGGTGAGGGTGGCAGGCGCCTAGTCGTGAATGCAAGCAGTGTGATGCGTTGAGAAGTAAACAAAAGACCATGTACCTCTGGTAGTCAATCGCGTTATTGAATTTCAGACAGTTCGACACGAAACTTGGGAGGTTCGTCTGGGATCAAGGTTTGTGTGCATGGATGAGGGATGACAGAAAGTCGTCTGTGAATCAGCAGACAAATATTGAAACGTCATGGGCGGGCACAATGTTCTGGGGCTGCCGAAGCTAATTTCTGGGATGAGTCTCCAGTGACGGAAGAATTAACCCCGCCAACAACTTGGAAACAGAAGGAGCCCAGCCCACATGGAGCTTTGTTTGGTCACAAAATTCCTGTAACCGGCTATATAGCTGCACATTCCCCTACTACTTGCAGGCAGCTCTGAGGGGAAATGCTGGAGCAGGCCATGCAGCTAGGCACATCGTACGTTGAGCACTTGTGTCCTTCAGTACCTACCAGGTATGTAGGTAAACAAGGCGTCTGCGACCAAAAGATGCACTGCAGTAGACCGTATTGTCCAGGGCTAACACGTGGGTAAAGAGACTGTGATTTTAAGAGTGGGGCGCGCAACGTCCGCGAATGAGACAattattttcctttgaaTCTTGAGCATGTGATTGAGAAAGCCTGTGAGGGGAACCCATGTTACATTtgcttctagttctagactggACCGTCGCTCAAACCAACGTGGCTAAAGACCAGCCCGACAATCACCGTTATTACGTCCACGGCAGCTTACCGTTAGACAAGGCAGCCTATGTTGAATACCTTCATTTTGGTGGATTTTGCCGAATATATATTATCTTCCTCCAGTAGAGATCATCTAGGAAGTACCCAATTACGGTAGAAGCTCAAAATG is from Pyricularia oryzae 70-15 chromosome 2, whole genome shotgun sequence and encodes:
- a CDS encoding phosphoglycerate mutase; the protein is MPPPSCIFVVRHGHRLDAADKQWHLTSPTPYDPPLTYTGWTQSRITGEQIAAILRKRAQEYDASEPEKKTRRKKCFRVVIHTSPFLRCIQTSIAISSGLASRPSLLVEARRALSPLQLSQISQDAGATGNKPRRSRPVGKKAVLRIDAWLGEWLSPSYFEHITPPPGSVMMLASAKATLLKPENYHSYPHIQTRAHSNSLVQNTSSGHLWGSAGARVGPSPLSAAPISAAGNGSNSAPLENMDNIEKALPQLESRQAVGWAHSHRGTIESQRPSTAPPAASDAEVGAYDPPVPSFSISKNAPIPEGYVNHAKDTCVIVDYQWDSMRPPYDWGDGGELPEEWSDMHKRFSKGLQKMVDWYTIEEEPATAVTSEAIRPKMADGSETRVEDGNEDDIETVVILVSHGAGCNAMIGAIEHKPALMDVSLSSISLATLKSKNSSSSSNHDGARMHHRYDLKLKANVEHLRPLAPANSLRSPPAGGMFDGNSNSRARANHHSFSSGTASNGSDWNSGGGGMSRKVSAGRSIASFREGLQKSGGRQDTVTPSFTPSGLSRTPSLGLWSPKPSQKVDEECIDDEEAELMDLRRTDVGNGGTIRVEKGGQVDTAGEGEDGEQDVVPQLPSTAERPDVVRDTSSSKRRWTVTDRT